The Leptospira sp. WS60.C2 genome includes the window AAATGATTTGGGAAAAGTGCTTTCATCTCATCAGGAGATTTTACATAAAAATTTTCGTTAAACCCAAATCGCATTTCATCATCGATGTTTTTGCGCATTCCAATTCGTAAAAGAATGTCTTGGGCTTCGCGATCATCTTTGGTTAAGAAGTGGGAATCATTCGTGAGCACAAGGGGAATCCCAGTTCGTTTGGAAAAACCAATGACTGCCTCTGCCACAATCTTTTGTTCAGGAATTCCATGGTCTTGGATTTCCATATAAAAGTCTTCCTTACGAAAGATTTCATGCAATCGACCGGCTAACGCATACGCCTTGTCTTCTTTGCCTTCTAGAATTTTTCGATTCACTTCACCGGCAAGGCAGGCCGTAAGACAAACAAGACCTTCGCTATGTCGTTCTAAAAGATCATAATCAATTCTAGGTTTGCGATAAAATCCTTCTGTAAAAGAACGACTTGCCAGTTTGATGATATTTTGATAACCAACTTCGTTTTTGCATAAAAGAATGATGTGGTAGGCACCACCATCCGCAATTTCATCAAGTTCCGTTTCTGCACTTCGGGAAGGGGTTACATAAAATTCACAACCAATGATGGGTTTGACTTCGTGTTTGACTGCTTCTTTATAAAATTCAATGGCACCATACATGTTTCCATGGTCAGTGATGGCAACAGAACTCATTCCGAGTTCTTTTACGCGTTTCATCAAATCACTGATTCGAATGGCTCCATCCAACATGGAATAGGTAGTGTGCAGATGCAGGTGGGCAAAATCTTCCATGGCTTGGTGACATAGTAAAGCCAATGCCTCCGTACGTAAAGCGCCCCAAGGGAAAGATTTCCGATTTTTTTGGGCCCAAAATGCCAATTCCCAAACCCGCCAAATCCATCCAAGCCCAAAAACGATGGATGACACTAGGGCATTACACAAACTGGTTTTGTCTATGTCCCTATTTTCCCTACCTAAAATTTCCCCCGTAACCCATGTTTTGCGAGATCAAATCCAACAAAAAATTGACACAAAAACCAAACCACTTGGATCACTCGGTGCTTTGGAACATGTTGCCTTACAAATTGCAGAAATCCAAAATACAATGGCTCCGCGTTTGCATCATCCAAAATTGATTTTGTTTGCAGGAGATCATGGAATCACAGAAGAGCCCGTTTCACTGTATCCCAAAGATGTAACTTGGCAAATGGTGTTTAATTTTTTACGTGGTGGTGCCTGTGCCAATGTCTTTGCCAAACACAGTGGGATCACGGTTGAAGTGGTCGATGCTGGTGTGGATCATGATTGGGATGAATCCACAAACAGCTTGATCAATAGAAAAGTCCGCAAAGGTACATCAAATTTTCTGAAAACCTCTGCGATGACCTTGGAAGAAGCAAAGCTTTCCGTAAAGACAGGATTCGAATTGATTTGCGAATCTCAATACAAAGAAACGAATGTTTTTTTATTTGGGGAAATGGGAATTGGAAACACTTCTTCTGCTTCCATGATCCTATCTCATCTAACAGGGATTCCACTGACAAAACTTGTGGGAAAAGGAACGGGACTTCAGAAAGAAGGAAAAGAAGCTAAGTTACAAATCTTAGAAAAAGCCTTCCAAAGGACGGGAAAACTCACAGACCCAATGAAGATCCTTTCCGAATTCGGTGGATTTGAAATTGGAATGATGGCAGGTTCTATGTTAGGTGCCGCATCTAATCAAAAACTTTTCCTTGTCGATGGGTTTATCACAACGGCTGCTTATTTACTTGCTTTCCACTTAGATCCAAATGTCAAAGACTATGCGATTTTTTCGCATGTATCTGACGAAGAAGGTCATATTGTCGTACTAGATCATTTACAAATTCGTCCTTTATTAAAACTGAACCTACGTTTGGGAGAAGGAAGTGGAGCACTTGCTGCTTACCCCCTCATCGAACTCAGCGTCAAATTTTTAAATGAAATGGCTTCCTTTGCTGATGCGGGAGTGAGCGATTCAGGGGAAAGAGTCTAACGCTATGATTCAGTATCTTGTTTTAGAACTTCGCTTGTTTTTTGTTTGTCTGTCGTTTCTCACAAGGATACCCTCACCGAAATTCATTGGATTTCAAGAAGAATGGCTCCACCATTCAATCAAATACTCACCAACAGTTGGGTTTTTACTTGGAAGTTTGCAGTGGTTAGTGTTCATATTGTTTTTTATTGTCTTTGGGCCGACCATTGCTTTTACCATTTCGCTTGGTTTTTTACTGATCCTGACTGGTGCCTTTCATGAAGATGGATTTTCTGATTTTTGTGATGGGATCGGCGGAGGTTGGAAACGAGACGATATCTTACGCATCATGAAAGACAGTCGTGTCGGCAGTTTTGGTGCTGTCGGTATCGCATTACTTGTGGTTTTAAAAATATTCGGAGTTTCCGAAACCGTTTCAAAATTCCCAGCGGGTAATTTCTCCTTCCATACATTTTCCTTCACAAATCATCACCTAATAAGCGTTTGGCTCTACTTTGTATCTGCGCACACACTCAGCCGTTTTTTATCAGTGCTTATGATGAAACTTTTGCCTTATGCAAAAGAAGAAGGATATGCAAAGCCTATGGCAAAGGAAATCACATGGCCACAAATTTATTTTGCCAGTCTCTTTGGTGTGATCCCATATCTCTCGTTGGTCTACATACATTCCAATTTTTTACTAAGCCTTCTTTGTATCATCCCGAGTTATATCTATATGTATCGTTTGATGAAACGTTGGATCCAAGGATTTACGGGTGATTGTTTAGGTGCTGTACAACAAGTAGTAGAAACTTGCCTTTGGATTTCGGGAGTGTTTTTATGGATCTCTATTTAGTTCGTCATCCAGAAACTATAGCTCCGAAAGGAACTTGTTATGGTCGCACTGATTTTCCTTTAAAATATCCAGTAGAAGACACAGCCCACTCAACTTTTTCGTATCTACCACCTAACTTTGATCATTTTCTTTCAAGTCCTGCACCTCGCGCCTTGAAGTTGGCTCATGCCTTACTTTTAAAGTACAATCCAAATCAAACCCCATCAGGACTCACAATCAATACCGACAATCGATTATTAGAAATGGATTTTGGAGATTGGGATGGAAAACTTTGGGAAGACATTCCAAGAAAGGAAACCATTCCTTGGATGAAGGACTTTGTAAATGCTCGCACACCGAACGGAGAGGCGTTTACGGATCTCATCCACAGAGTGGATTTGTTTTTAAATGATTGGAAAAGGAATGGGGCTTCCCGAGAACAATGGGAAGAGACAAACAAACAAAAACTAGAATCGATTATTGTTGTATGTCATTCCGGTCCTATCAGAGCCATACTCTGTCGAATGCATGGAATTCCACATGAGGAAGCATTTAAATCCCCAGTGGAATTTGGTTCTGTTCATAAAGTGCAACTCTAAGAAGGTGTTATACCTTCTTTTTTTCACCTAACGGACCCAACTTGGCAAGAATCAATTCGTTTACCAGTTTTGGATCGGCTTTTCCTTTTGTTTCTTTCATCACACCACCAACTATGGCACCTAACACACGATCCTTTCCGTTTTTCCAACCTTCCACTGATTCTGGTTGGGATTCAATCACACGGATCACAATTTCTTCCAATGCTTTGTCATCACGAACGACTTTGAGTCCTTTTTTCTCAACGATGGCCTCAGGTTGGTCTTTTGAAGTTAACATATCTTCAAAGATGGTTTTTGCAATTTTACCTGTGATTTCACCAGAATTGATGAGTTTCACAAGTTTTCCAATA containing:
- the cobT gene encoding nicotinate-nucleotide--dimethylbenzimidazole phosphoribosyltransferase, which gives rise to MSLFSLPKISPVTHVLRDQIQQKIDTKTKPLGSLGALEHVALQIAEIQNTMAPRLHHPKLILFAGDHGITEEPVSLYPKDVTWQMVFNFLRGGACANVFAKHSGITVEVVDAGVDHDWDESTNSLINRKVRKGTSNFLKTSAMTLEEAKLSVKTGFELICESQYKETNVFLFGEMGIGNTSSASMILSHLTGIPLTKLVGKGTGLQKEGKEAKLQILEKAFQRTGKLTDPMKILSEFGGFEIGMMAGSMLGAASNQKLFLVDGFITTAAYLLAFHLDPNVKDYAIFSHVSDEEGHIVVLDHLQIRPLLKLNLRLGEGSGALAAYPLIELSVKFLNEMASFADAGVSDSGERV
- a CDS encoding adenosylcobinamide-GDP ribazoletransferase produces the protein MQYLVLELRLFFVCLSFLTRIPSPKFIGFQEEWLHHSIKYSPTVGFLLGSLQWLVFILFFIVFGPTIAFTISLGFLLILTGAFHEDGFSDFCDGIGGGWKRDDILRIMKDSRVGSFGAVGIALLVVLKIFGVSETVSKFPAGNFSFHTFSFTNHHLISVWLYFVSAHTLSRFLSVLMMKLLPYAKEEGYAKPMAKEITWPQIYFASLFGVIPYLSLVYIHSNFLLSLLCIIPSYIYMYRLMKRWIQGFTGDCLGAVQQVVETCLWISGVFLWISI
- a CDS encoding histidine phosphatase family protein — protein: MDLYLVRHPETIAPKGTCYGRTDFPLKYPVEDTAHSTFSYLPPNFDHFLSSPAPRALKLAHALLLKYNPNQTPSGLTINTDNRLLEMDFGDWDGKLWEDIPRKETIPWMKDFVNARTPNGEAFTDLIHRVDLFLNDWKRNGASREQWEETNKQKLESIIVVCHSGPIRAILCRMHGIPHEEAFKSPVEFGSVHKVQL